The DNA window CTGACGGCGATCAACCAACTGTGGGTCGCGGACATTACGTACATCCCGCTGTACGGCAAGCGTTTCGCCTACCTGGCGATGCTGATGGATCGTTATTCCCGGCGACTGATCGGCTGGAGTTTGGACCTGACCATGACCGATGCGTTGGTGCTCAGCAGTCTGCGAGTCGCCCTTCGCAGTCGACAATTGCACGTCGATTTAATTCATCACAGCGACCGCGGCGGACAGTACGCGAGCAACCGATTTCGCGGCGTGCTGCGTCGCGCGTCGATCCGTCAAAGCATGAGCCGCGCCGCCGACTGCTACGCCAACGCTTTCATGGAATCCTGCTTTGGAACGATCAAGACGGAACTCGAAATGACCGAGTACGAAAGTATGCAAACCGCGGATCGCGAACTGGCCGAGTACTTCGCGTACAACAACCGCGATCGCAAACACTCCAGCCTCGGCTACCAAACGCCCCACCAATTTGAAACCAACCAACCCGGTCCAAAATAAGCCACAAGAGCGCCCGGAAATTGGTCACCACCTCACCTTATCTGACACAGATCGAGGCTCGGAAGTCCTTATTGCGCAAGGATTCTGACGTAAGTCCATAAAAAAAGCCACCTTGCGATAAGTTACAAGGTGGCCGTTAGTGCGGGAAAGAGGACTCGAACCTCCACGGGGTTGCCCCCACTAGGCCCTCAACCTAGCGCGTCTGCCAATTCCGCCATTCCCGCGTATTGGAAAGTAAAAGTCTAGGGGATTTGCTTCGCCCGTCAAGGTGGCTTGGGAGGCAGGCGGCGCGTTCCGCCAGTTCCGCGGCAGGAAGCGTACGCTGGGGGCGGTTCTGCCGAATGTTGCGCCCCGGGAGGAACCGAGGCGGCAAAGGTTCGCCTGCCAGGGGTGCGTCGATTGATCGCGGGATGGTAGATTGCGGCGGTGTGGTTCATTTTGCCTTATCCCCTGCGTTCGGTTGGGTGCTGATGTCGTCCGTTGCCCGGTTTTTTCGGCGTCGCTGGCCGATCCTGTTACCGCTGGGAGTGCTGCTGGCCGCCTGGCTGGCGTACGCGGTGATCAGTCCGGCGATTACGGGGGCGCTGCAAGGCGGGCGTACCGGGCTGCACGGCGATATGGTCTGGTTCGAACTACGGCAGGCGTTCCTGCAGCGGTCGCTGGCGGCGTTCGTTTGGCTTTGGTTTTTTATGCTGGGCGGGGCGATCGGCAGTTATCTGAATGTGGTCGTATGGCGGGTGCCCCGGGGGATGTCGGTCGCCGGCGGCGGTTCGAAATGCCCTTTTTGCCGCACGCCGATTCGCAAAACGGACAATATCCCGGTGCTGGGCTGGCTGCGCTTGAACGGACGCTGCCGGGCGTGCCGCCTGCCGATTGCGGCCCGGTATCCGATCGTGGAGCTGGTGATGGGGCTGACGTTCCTGTCGGTGGCGATAGCGGGGCCGCTGGATCTGGCCCACCCGCTGGAGTCGGGCATCCAGTCGCTCATCCTGGACGGGCAGTGGCGACCGGCTGCGAGTTACGCCTGGCAGGTCACCCTGCTGACGTTGCTGCTGGGGGCGGGCCTGATTCTCTACGACGGCTTTCCCATCCCCTGGTCGTTCGCGATTTTTGCCTTTCTGGTCGGAACTTGCGCGCCGCTTGCCTATGGCGAACTGTACCCGGTCGAATGGGGATCGGGCCCGGGATTTCCGGCCTGGTCGAGGACTCCGCTGACCATGGCGGTGGGTCTGGCGGCCGGCATTTTACTGGGGGCGGGGGTTCATTTGCTGACAAATTTCAGCTCAGGTCCCGCCGGTCAAAGGGCGGGCGGCGTGATGCTGGCATTTGCCATCGCGGGCCTTTATCTGGGCTGGCAGGCCGTGTTAACCACGGCCGCAACGACGCTGCTGCTGACTCTGGCGGGTCGCCTGGTGCTCGGCCAGACGACGGTTGTGCTGGCCCTGTTTGCGGCCGCCTGGGTGCAGACGATCTGTGGGAAATGGATGTCGCTCTGGTGGTAGGAAAGCGGAGCAGGCAGTAGGGGTTTTCCCTTTGTTTTTGCGAGATTTCCAAACTACTCGACAGTCTGGTGCGTCGCGGGCTATACTGGCCTTTTGCTTGTCGTGAATACTCTGTATTCGCATTGGTCATGAGAAAAACGGCCTGACTTTCGGGTTGAGCCTGGAGCTAGTATTTCAATGTCTCGCGAATCACAACCGATCCCTAATGTCTTTCAGATCGATGTTTCCCCAACCAGCAGCAAGGGGACGGGAGAACAAAGCGGCGGTAGTAACGAGGAGGTTACGCAGCTGCTTCGCGCTCTGGCGGCGGGACAGCAGCAGCAGAACCAGTTGCTGGAACAACTCGTACAACAAACAACGGCAGCCCAGAAACAGCGAGCCAATGAGTTTCAGCGTTGGCGCGACGCCAACCCCCAGTTGGCTCGCGATTGTCGCGCAGCGGCCGAAAGTTTAAGCCGGGTGCAGTCGAGTTTTATCGAAAACCTGGCCGAAGAAGCAATGGATCAGGAAGAAGCAATGCTGGATGGCGGCTTTATGCTTTCTGAGTTTGTCGACCGCTTTGGCCCGCGTTTAGCCCATCTGAACGGGGTGCTGCAGGTGATCAGTCAGCTTGGCGGCAACCCCGAGTCCAACACCTAGACAGAACCAGAACCGGCGTCCCCCTCAGGGACGAGCAACTCCGGGGAAAACGCCGCCGTGAGTGACCCGGGTCGTTTGCGGCGGAGAACGAACATCGCCGAACTTGCGAGTGATCCCATGAACGTGACTGGCGACATCCATGAAACTGCTTCCCGAGATAATCCCATGAACGCGAATTGGCGCATCGCCGTGGCGGATGACGAACTCGACATGCGCGAGTACTTTGAAGAGGTTCTGCCCCTGCTGGGCCACGAGGTGGTGTCTTGCGCCAAGACCGGGAAGGAACTGGTCGAGCGCTGCCTGAAACTCAAGCCCGATCTGATCATCACCGATATCAAAATGCCAGAAATGGACGGGCTCGAAGCGGTTGCTGAAATCCACAAAACCGAGCTGACGCCGGTCATTGTCACCTCGGCTTACCATGACAGCGAATTGCTGGAGCGGGCGGGCGCCAATCATATCCTGGCGTATCTGGTCAAGCCGATCAAACAGGCCGACCTGGAAACGGCCATCGCCATGGCCATGTCCCGGTTTGGCGAATTCCAGTCGCTGCGCAAAGAAAGCTCCGATCTGCGTCAGGCTTTGGAAGACCGGAAGAAAATCGAGAAGGCCAAAGGCATTCTCATGAAGAAAACCAACCTCGACGAAGCGGAGGCCTTCCGCAAAATGCAGCGACTGGCGCGCAGCAACAACCAGAAACTGGTCGCCATCGCCGAGAGCATCATTACGGCCGAACAGGCTTTCTAGCATTGCCACGCCAGACCCGTTAAGCCCTTTCCACAAAGCCTGATCGACCGGGCTGATCCGGAGCGATATTCTGGCCCCCTCTCCCTGACCAGGGCGATCTTCGCGGCGGCTGCCGCCTTGGTGGTCAGGGACAGCCTTCACGCACCGCGATCGGTGGCGGGCGATCTTCTGGAGGCGGGTAGGGGATTTTTTAGCTCCCGCGGGGATCCATGCGACTGGGGGGTGGACCAGTTGCGAGCAGGTGGAGCGGCCTTGCGGTTGGTTTAGAAAAAGCGAATGCAGGTTTGCAAACTTGTATGTGGGCGACCCGATAGCTGACGGTGTTTGGGGAAAAATCGTTGAATTTGCCGGCCCTTCTCTGGCATCTATCGACGGTCACGTTTACAATACGAGACGAACAGAGAGGTAAAATTGCATTGGCGGGGCGGCTTTGATTCGATATGCATTTTTGCGTACGAAACCTCCCAGGCTCTTTTCTCCATCTCCTCTTATCCCTCAAAAAACGTTCAGTGCGTGCTTTGCCTTTTTGGTCAAAGGCGGATTTGATGCGCGAAGTTCTCAGCCATCGCGCGCTCCACCAATCGGGTCAAGAAGCGACTGGCGCTAGCTATCCTTTTTCTTAAAGGAGCAAGAATGCTTTCGGTGAAAAGTCAGGAATCTCAAGGAATTACGTCCCCCATGACCGCCGATGAAAACGACGCTGCCGGTGAGCAGCCTCTCACACGGATGTCTGACAAAGCGGCCGGCGAACTGAAGACCATGTTCTTTCTTTTTGCAGACCAGTCGCGTTTGCGGATTTTGCATTTCCTGATGCAGCGTCCCGAGATGAATGTTCGCACCCTGTGCCAGATGCTGGGGCAAAGCCAGCCGGCTGTCAGCCATCACCTGGGATTGATGCGGGCCCACGGCCTGATCGCGTGTCGTCGCGATGGGAAACACAACTATTACGGGATTGTCTCCGATCGTTTCGGTGAACTGTTTGAAACGCTCTTTGAATCCTTGCCTTCCCATAATGGATCGTTCGATCTGGGCGGTTTCCGCCTGAGCTATGCTCCGGACAAAAACGATCGCCAGGCCAGCTAGTCACATACCAACTCTTATCTAAAGCGGCGTCCCTGCTGCACGCCAACGGAAACCACCGCCTCGGGCCAGCCCTGACTGCCACACCCGCGAGTTTCCATCGCTAACCAGGCCTCAAACGCCATCCAAGGCAAATCGCTGCGGTTTCCTTCCTGCTAGACCTGCGCGGAATCTCCGCGCAGGCGAACCGTAAAGGTCCCCCGCATCGGGAGGAAAGCGTCCCTCAAAAGGCGGAGCCAGCAGCCGCTTCTTTGTCGCCGCATGATCTTCCCGCACAGATTTGATCAGCGCCCGGCCCTTTGATCCGCACAATACGTTCAGGGCGTTCTGCACGGTTGGCGCCGGAGGATACGATTTCTGTCGTTCCGTCCGACTATTTCTTGAATTCGATCGATTTACGATTAAATTGAATTAAGGCACAAATGGCCGCCTGCGCAATCTTGCGATCCATGGCGGAACAGAGAAAACCAATCCAACAGCAAGGCGCCAGCCACACGGTGGGGCACATTTTAGTCAGAGGAGCTATCTATATGGCGATTCGATCATTCGTACAAAAGCTGTTGATCGCATGTGCGGTCGCAGGGTTTGTGGGCCTGGCAAACACCAGTTGGGCTGGCCATAACAACTTCCGCCAGAACGCCGTCGGCGGCG is part of the Lignipirellula cremea genome and encodes:
- a CDS encoding IS3 family transposase, which produces MAAADQIVAAKTASVAEVCDCLAIPRSIFYEHRSPSTTKREERTQRLTPFVMEIFWKHRRRYGSRRIVDDLADRGIVACRRTVANIMKTQGLHAIQPKSFKPKTTDSRHKLGYSPNLLLQEFSLTAINQLWVADITYIPLYGKRFAYLAMLMDRYSRRLIGWSLDLTMTDALVLSSLRVALRSRQLHVDLIHHSDRGGQYASNRFRGVLRRASIRQSMSRAADCYANAFMESCFGTIKTELEMTEYESMQTADRELAEYFAYNNRDRKHSSLGYQTPHQFETNQPGPK
- a CDS encoding prepilin peptidase; translated protein: MSSVARFFRRRWPILLPLGVLLAAWLAYAVISPAITGALQGGRTGLHGDMVWFELRQAFLQRSLAAFVWLWFFMLGGAIGSYLNVVVWRVPRGMSVAGGGSKCPFCRTPIRKTDNIPVLGWLRLNGRCRACRLPIAARYPIVELVMGLTFLSVAIAGPLDLAHPLESGIQSLILDGQWRPAASYAWQVTLLTLLLGAGLILYDGFPIPWSFAIFAFLVGTCAPLAYGELYPVEWGSGPGFPAWSRTPLTMAVGLAAGILLGAGVHLLTNFSSGPAGQRAGGVMLAFAIAGLYLGWQAVLTTAATTLLLTLAGRLVLGQTTVVLALFAAAWVQTICGKWMSLWW
- a CDS encoding ANTAR domain-containing response regulator, with the translated sequence MNANWRIAVADDELDMREYFEEVLPLLGHEVVSCAKTGKELVERCLKLKPDLIITDIKMPEMDGLEAVAEIHKTELTPVIVTSAYHDSELLERAGANHILAYLVKPIKQADLETAIAMAMSRFGEFQSLRKESSDLRQALEDRKKIEKAKGILMKKTNLDEAEAFRKMQRLARSNNQKLVAIAESIITAEQAF
- a CDS encoding ArsR/SmtB family transcription factor, coding for MTADENDAAGEQPLTRMSDKAAGELKTMFFLFADQSRLRILHFLMQRPEMNVRTLCQMLGQSQPAVSHHLGLMRAHGLIACRRDGKHNYYGIVSDRFGELFETLFESLPSHNGSFDLGGFRLSYAPDKNDRQAS